In a genomic window of Corynebacterium choanae:
- the nth gene encoding endonuclease III → MSSQQHRSSDEPETTAPAGSEQQRRTAIVDRLSELYPEATCDLVFTNPFELLIATVLSAQTTDIRVNSVTPALFAAYPTPVELAGAHQTDVETIIRPLGLYRNKAAAIIALSAELLDKHQGQVPADRVALEALPGVGRKTANVVLPNGFGIPGFAVDTHVSRVAQRLGLVTTTTPTAIERELCTLVPETRWGQLSHELIWHGRTVCHAKRPACAACGLATWCPQSTTLGEQDHHIALQHVTGPHAQDYLRHLQQLS, encoded by the coding sequence GTGTCATCTCAGCAGCATCGGTCATCGGATGAGCCCGAAACCACCGCGCCTGCTGGCAGTGAGCAGCAACGCCGCACAGCCATCGTGGATCGTCTCAGCGAGCTTTATCCTGAAGCGACCTGTGACCTTGTGTTCACCAACCCCTTTGAACTACTCATCGCCACGGTATTGTCCGCACAGACTACCGACATACGCGTCAACAGTGTCACCCCTGCACTCTTTGCCGCCTATCCCACCCCGGTGGAATTAGCAGGAGCGCATCAAACAGACGTTGAGACCATAATCCGACCGCTGGGACTGTACCGCAACAAAGCAGCAGCGATCATCGCATTATCGGCAGAACTGCTCGACAAACATCAAGGGCAAGTCCCCGCCGACCGAGTTGCGCTGGAAGCCCTGCCTGGGGTGGGGCGAAAAACAGCAAACGTCGTCTTACCAAACGGATTTGGGATACCAGGATTTGCCGTCGACACCCATGTGAGTCGGGTCGCGCAGCGTCTAGGGCTGGTGACCACCACCACCCCAACGGCCATCGAACGTGAACTGTGCACACTTGTGCCGGAAACCCGGTGGGGGCAACTGTCGCATGAGCTTATTTGGCACGGTCGCACAGTGTGTCATGCAAAACGACCCGCCTGTGCCGCTTGTGGTCTTGCCACCTGGTGTCCGCAAAGCACCACACTTGGGGAACAAGATCACCACATCGCACTACAGCACGTCACCGGCCCGCATGCCCAAGACTATTTACGCCATCTGCAGCAGCTCTCTTAA
- the glxR gene encoding CRP-like cAMP-activated global transcriptional regulator GlxR — protein sequence MDAVHDILSRAGIFQGVDPQAVENLIKELQTVRFPRGTVIFDEGEPGDRLYIITQGKVKLARHAADGRENLLTVMGPSDMFGELSIFDPGPRTSSAVCVTEVSAATMDSDMLHKWIDAHPEISEQLLRVLARRLRRTNAALADLIFTDVPGRVAKTLLQLANRFGSQENGVLRVNHDLTQEEIAQLVGASRETVNKALATFAHRNWIRLDGKSVVICDTEHLAKRAR from the coding sequence GTGGACGCAGTACACGATATTTTGTCGCGCGCCGGAATTTTCCAAGGCGTTGATCCACAGGCCGTCGAAAACCTAATCAAGGAGCTACAAACGGTTCGCTTCCCCCGCGGCACCGTTATTTTTGATGAGGGTGAACCCGGCGACCGGTTGTACATCATCACCCAGGGCAAGGTGAAACTTGCCCGCCACGCTGCCGACGGTCGCGAAAATCTTCTCACTGTCATGGGTCCGTCAGACATGTTTGGTGAGTTGTCAATCTTCGATCCAGGTCCGCGCACGTCGTCAGCGGTGTGTGTTACCGAAGTGTCTGCAGCCACCATGGATTCGGACATGCTGCATAAGTGGATTGATGCACACCCAGAGATCTCTGAACAGCTGCTGCGCGTGCTAGCTCGTCGGCTTCGGCGAACAAACGCAGCATTGGCCGATCTCATTTTCACCGATGTTCCCGGCCGTGTCGCAAAGACCTTGTTGCAGCTGGCAAACCGTTTTGGTTCGCAAGAAAATGGTGTGCTGCGGGTTAACCACGATCTGACCCAGGAAGAGATTGCCCAACTCGTTGGCGCCTCCCGCGAAACGGTGAATAAAGCGCTTGCCACCTTCGCTCATCGTAACTGGATTCGCCTCGACGGGAAGTCTGTCGTTATCTGCGACACTGAACACTTGGCTAAGCGCGCCCGCTAA